One window of the Magnolia sinica isolate HGM2019 chromosome 19, MsV1, whole genome shotgun sequence genome contains the following:
- the LOC131235410 gene encoding sister chromatid cohesion 1 protein 3-like, translated as MDAGGRAESDVDSLSVRTRAVAQYLKNQSPATQISKGQSGHLSLNRILEGKTRNQCARMFFETLVLKSYGFIDVQQEEACGDITLLLTPTLSKQNSEAIYASWHPFMLRGVPCILKKFQEVMGMLLT; from the exons atggatgcAGGTGGGCGCGCAGAAAGTGATGTCGATTCATTGTCTGTGAGGACCAG GGCTGTGGCTCAATATCTGAAAAATCAATCTCCTGCAACTCAAATTTCAAAAGGCCAGTCAGGACATCTGAGCTTGAACAGGATCCTAGAAGGGAAAACGAGGAATCAGTGTGCAAGAATGTTTTTTGAAACACTG GTTTTGAAGAGTTACGGGTTCATCGATGTGCAACAAGAAGAAGCTTGTGGTGATATTACCCTATTGCTGACACCAACACTCTCCAAGCAAAATTCTGAAGCCATTTATGCTTCTTGGCATCCCTTCATGTTGAGAG GTGTGCCATGCATCCTTAAAAAGTTTCAAGAAGTTATGGGGATGTTGCTAAC
- the LOC131234601 gene encoding uncharacterized protein LOC131234601 has protein sequence MPASDMEIEHPQFQEDHFDGPLPEFMPSPSGREETTLFPASNLGSVSQLGRPQGTELLPTLELSGYADSADPESQTPTVPSEERLPLWDTSLSQIPDLLNSAESPVPRLREQLSVGEAGVPWSSNMPSSAEAEELNFLEADNSNAVW, from the exons ATGCCTGCCTCAGATATGGAAATTGAACATCCTCAGTTTCAGGAAGATCACTTTGATGGTCCTTTACCTGAATTCATGCCATCTCCATCTGGTAGAGAAGAAACAACACTGTTCCCTGCCAGCAATTTGGGGTCAGTGTCTCAATTAGGAAGGCCTCAGGGGACTGAACTACTGCCAACACTAGAATTGTCAGGCTATGCTGATTCGGCTGACCCTGAGTCTCAAACACCTACGGTTCCTTCAGAAGAGAGACTACCTCTATGGGACACTAGTCTCTCACAGATACCAGATTTGCTGAATTCTGCAGAATCACCGGTTCCTCGTCTAAGGGAACAACTATCTGTAGGGGAAGCTGGTGTCCCTTGGAGTTCAAATATGCCGAGTTCTGCAGAAGCAGAA GAGCTAAATTTTTTGGAAGCAGATAACAGTAATGCAGTCTGGTAA